GATCAGAATGCCGGAGAGCTTCCGCTGCCGCACATACAGATCGTTGGGCCATTTGACCTGGATGTCGCCATCCACGAGCGGCGACAATGCGTCCGCGAGTGCGAGGCCGATACGTAACGACAACACATCGAGCGCGCGCAGATCGTCGGGGCGCTCGATCAGCGTGAGCCAGAGCCCCGCGTCGGCCTCTGATTGCCACGCGCGCCCGCTGCGGCCACGCCCCTGCTCCTGGCGCGCGGCCAGCACCGCCGTGCCCGCCGCGGCGCCCTGCTGCGCGAGGTCGTGGGCGACGTCCATCGTGGAGGAGACGACGTCGTGGTAGACGAGGGCGGAGAGGCCGGCGGCGGAGATGACTTCGGGAGAAGGAGGCAGAGACACGAAGGGGCTGGGGACTACGGTTGCTGGGACTACGGGGGCTGGGACCACGGGGGCTGGGACCACGGGAGCTGGAACTACGGGAGCTGGAACTACGGGAGCTGGAACCACGGGAGCTGGAACCACGGGAGCTGGAACCACGGGAGCTGGGACTACGGGGGCTGGGACTACGGGACACACGTTTCCGGGTACTCGGTACCCGGTTGTTCACCCCAAACCCACTCTCCCAAACCTACGACTACCCCCGTGCGACCAACGTCGCGAACACGACGATTCCCAGCAGCACACGATAGACGGCGAACACGCCGAAGCTGTGGCGGCTCACATACCGCAGCAGTACGGCGATGGCGAGCCAGCTGCTCACGGCCGCCGCGACCACACCGGCAAGCAGGGGCCATGAGGCACCGTGTTCCCGCACGGCATGGGGGACTTTCACGATCACCGCGGCGAGCGTGATGGGCATGCTCATGAGAAAACTGAAACGCGCCGCGCTCGGGCGGTCGAGCCGCAACAGACGCCCCGCAGTCATGGTCGAACCCGAGCGCGAGACACCCGGTACGAGCGCGAGCACCTGCGCGCAGCCCACGATGATGGCATCACGCAGCGTGATGTCCTCCAGGCCCCGCGCACGCACGCACCACCGATCGACCACCCACAACAGGATGCCCATCACGATGAGCGATGTGGCGATGATGACCGGCGACCGGAACGTGGTCTCGGCCAGATCGTTGAGCAACAACCCGCCGATACCGCCGGGAATGGTGGCCACGATCAGATAGAGCACCCGCCGGTCGTGCACCGACTCGATGCGCCGGGTGGTCACGATGCGCCACGTACTCGCGATCATCTCCAGCCATTCCTGCCGGAAGTACCAGATCAGCGCGAGCAGCGTGCCGAAGTGCAGTGCCACATCGAACGCCAGCCCCGGATCGGACCAGCCGAGGAAATACGGCGTCAACGCGAGATGGGCCGAACTCGATACCGGCAGGGGTTCGGTCAATCCCTGGACGATGCCCAGAACGATGGCTTGCCAGACGGTCATGACTGAAGCGTGCGGAGATAGAGGGATTCGTACTGCGCGACTATGGCGTCTTCGCTGAAACGGCGACGGGCATCCTGCGCTGCGGCGTCACTCATGGCTTGCCAGTGCGCGGGGTTCTGCAGCAGCCGCACACCGGCCGCGGCCAGACCTTCGATGTCACCCACCGGTCGCAAGTAACCGGTGACACCCTCGGTGACGACTTCGGGCAGACCACCGGCATCCGCGCCGACCACGGGCACGCCGCTGGCCAGGGCTTCCAGCGCACTCAATCCGAACGACTCCTTGTCGCTCGTCATCAGGAACAGATCGGCACCGGCCAGGAGAGGCGCGACCGCGTCGATCTTGCCGAGGAACAGCACGGCATCGGCCACCCCGAGTTCCCGCGCCTCGGCTTCGGCCTCGACACGCTCCGGGCCGTCACCGACCATCACCAGCACCGCGGGCACTTCACGCGCGATGCGGGCGAAGGTGCGGACGATGTCCCGCACGCGCTTGACCGGACGGAAGTTCGAGATGTGCATCACGACCTTGCGTCCGGCGATGACCTCGGCCGGGATGGGGCACACGTGACTGGCCCGGTCGAACTGCCGCGGGTCGATGAAGTTTGGGATCACTTCGACATTGCAGCCCACACAACCGAACGCACGATAGGTCTCGTCGCGCAGATACTCGGAGACCGCCGTGACGGCGTGCGACTTCTCGATCGAAAATCTGGTGATCGAAAAGAACGATCGCTCCTGTCCCACGATCGTGATGTCGGTGCCATGCAGCGTGGTCACCACTTTGACGTCGCGGCCTTCCTCCCGCAGCATGGAACGGGCAATCCACGCACTAGTGGCATGCGGAATCGCGTAGTGACAGTGCAGCACATCGAGTTGATGATCACGCACCACCTCGTGCATGCGCACCGCCAGCGCAAGATCGTAGGGTGGGTATTCGAACAGCGGATAGCGACCCACATCGACTTCGTGGAACCAGACCCGCGGCAGAAAGCTCGGCAGACGGAATGGCTGCTGATAGGTGATGAAGTGGACGTGATGCCCACGGGCTGCCAGTGCGATGCCCAATTCCGTGGCCACGGCCCCCGAGCCGCCGTAGGTGGGATAGCAGGTGATACCGATCTTCATGACAGGGGCTCCTCGAGGACGTCCGTGACAATATCCGCGGTGACATCGGTGTCCCACCACGCAAGCACACGTGCCAGTGCGTCCGGGCCGGTGGGATCGATGCGTGTCACCTGTGTCTCCGGCAACTGATGCCGGAACCAGGTGCGTTGACGTTTGGCATACTGCCGCGATTCGACGATGGTGCGTTCGATCGCGGCATCACCCGACATCCGGCCATCGAGCGCATCACGCATGCTTCGATAACCACAGGCATTCCACGCCGGTGCGTCGTCCGGAATCCGTTCGCGCAGCGCGGCCACCTCTTCGAAAAACCCCTCCTGCACCATCCCCTGCACCCGGGCGGCGATGCGCGCGGCAAGTGGCGGCCCGGGGTCGACCACCAGGTACCGTGCCGTCAGCCCGGGCTCCGCCGGATGGCGTGCCGTCGATCCGGTGGCCGGCGCCGAGGTGCGCAGCCGGTCACTGATGCGCGTTCCCGACAGCAGCACCGTTTCGACGGCGCGCAACAACTGCGTACGACCAAGATGCGCACGCGCCGGATCGAGGCGTGTACACCAGCGGATCAACTCCTCACGGTCCAGTGTGGCCAGCCATGGTTCGAGTCGCGCCCGACGCCCGGCATCGAGTTCCGGAACGGGGTCGAATGGCTCCACGAGCGCGCGGATGTAGAGCCCCGTGCCTCCCACGATGACTGGCGGCGTACCCCGGGCCGATGCCACGGCGCACCAGTGAAGCGCGTCCGCTGCCCAGCGATGTGCGGAATACCGTTCCGTGGGCTCCGCGACATCGAGACCAAAATGCGGCACACGGGCCTGTTCGGCACGGGTGGGTTTGGCGGTCCCGATATCGAAGCCGCGATACACCTGCCGTGAATCGGCGCTCACGATGGACAGCCCCCGCTGCTCGGCGAGGGCCATGGCCAGCGCGGACTTTCCGGCGGCCGTGGGGCCGACGATACAGCGCACGCCGCGCATGTCATGCACGCTATTTGCGCCCGAACCGGCGATCGAGTTCATCCCACGACAATCGCACGATGGTGGAGCGTCCGTGCACATCGTGGGCGGGCAATCGCGTGTCCGCGAGCGCGCGATACAATGCCTGCATCTCGCCAGGTGACAACTGATCGCCGGCCTTGATGGCAGCCTTGCAGGCGAACGTGGCGGCGAGGCGTTCGTGGCGCGCGGCCGCGCTGGCGGTGCGGTCCCCCACGAGGGCGGCCAACGTGTCACGCAGGCAGCGTTCGGCGTCGAATCGCGGATGTGGCATCGGCACCGCCTGCACCAGCAACGACGTACCGCCAAAGTGATCGATCTCGAAACCGAGTTTGGCGAATGTCTCCCGATGGGCGTCGAAGGCGTCGGCTTCCTGCGGCCCCAGATGCAACGTCATGGGGAACAGCAGACGCTGCGACGGGGCTTCTCCGCGTTCCAGCATGCCCATGAAACGTTCGTACAGCACCCGTTCGTGCGCGGAATGCTGATCGATGAGCACCACGCCGTCCTCGTGCTCGAACATGAGGTAGGTGCGCCGGAGCTGCACGAGTGGCGGTACGACGAGAACGGAGTCGTGGGTGGTGAGTTCCGTGTCCGGGGTGGAAGCCACCATCGGATCGACGCTCGAATCGGACGGCGGATCGACCGCCGGATCCACATCCGAATCCGCCGCCGCATCGATATCGGCGGCGAACAATCCTGTCGGCTGCGGTGCCACACGCAGCGCCGACGGCTCCAGCGGCACGCTGCCACGCAGCAGTGCGTCATCGCTGGTGTTGCCGGACACACCACCACCCGGTGTCCATGTGCGCCAGCCGATGCCCGCCGAGGCGTCGAAAAGTCCCAGGGCCCGCCGCACGGCCTCTTCGACCGCACGTTCGAGCGGCCAGCGATCCCTGAAGCGCACCTCGGCCTTGGCGGGATGCACATTCACATCGACATCACCGCCCGGCAGATGCACCTGCAGCACGAGCGATGGACGATGACCGCTGGGAATGGTCGACCGATACGCCGCTTCGGCGGCACGGACGATGCCGTGATCGCGAACCACACGTCCGTTGACGATGAGCAGCACGCGGCGCGTGGCCGTGCCCACGTCGGCCGGCCGCTCGGCCAGACCGGAGACATGCACCACTCCCTGCACGTCGTCCACGTCGACGAAGCGGTGCACATCGTCGGCGCCCCAGAGCGCGGCAAGCCGCGCGCGCAACGTGGTCACGGCCGGCCAGTCGAGCATGACCCGTCCATCGTGCCGCACGGTGAAGTGCACATCGCGACGCAACACACCGATGGCCTGCATGGTGTCCACGATGCCGCGCCATTCGGAACGCGCGCTGCGCATGAACTTGAGACGCGCGGGTGTGTTGTAGAACAGCCGATGCACCGACACCGTCGTGCCCCGTCGGCGCGCGACGTCCCGCGTTTCGAGCAATGCGCCGCCCGACACACGCACCAGCGTCCCCGCCCCATCCTCAGACGCGGTCTCGATCTGCAGCTCCGACACCGAGGCGATGGCTGGCAGGGCTTCACCACGAAACCCGAAACTCCGCACACCCACGAGCTGTTCGGCACTCGTGATCTTGGACGTGGCATGACGGGACAATGCCAGTTCGGCGTCGGCACGGTCCATCCCGCTGCCATCGTCGGCAATGCGGATCAGCGCCCTGCCACCCTCTTCAATGGTGATGTCGACGGTCTTCGCGCCGGCATCGAGCGCATTCTCGACCAGTTCTTTCACGACCGAGGCCGGGCGTTCGACGACCTCACCAGCGGCGATCTGGTCGGCTACGGCACTCGGAAGGATGGCAATCCGCGACATCCCGAATGCTATCGAGGCGATCCGTCAGGCACGAGTCGTGTCAGGCGCTCGGCTGGCACCCACCCGAAGCGGCCATCGGCGTGTTCCACACGCGCCCACTGTTCATGCGCGCCGGCAAGGCGCACGATATCACCCGTGGCCAGCCCGCCGGCGGTGTTGGCGTCGGATGCCGGCTGCACACGCATGGCCTCCGGACGTCGGACCACGGCCAGTCCTTCGGGATCGAGCGCACGGGCCCCCCACCACGCGGAGAGCGCGAGCCCCGTGGCCACCAGCATGGCCGCTCCACCCACCGAAGTCCGGAAAATGCCCCGGTCGTTCGTCGAGCCGCGGGTCCATACCACGATGAGCACCACGATGCCCAGGCACCAGCACACCGTGGCGATCACGACCAGCAGGGCCACGGGCACCATGGGGACTTCGGCGATGCCTCCCCGCGCCCCCGGAGGCAACAGGCCCAGTCGCTCCTGCACATCGATCGCCAGCGGTTCGAGCCGCGCGGCACGCTGCCATGCCACCACGGCCGATACCGTATCGCCCGCGGACCAGGCGGCGGTTCCCCAGTTCACGAGCAGATCCACATCGCGCGGTCGGCGCGCAGCCGCTTCGGCAAACCGCTCCGCGGCGGTGGAATAACGACGGGCCTCGTACGCGGCCGTGGCTTCGCGCACGAGCAGCGGCACATCCACGCGGACGCCGGTCTCGACGGCCTGCTGCGCGACACCACGACGCGCCGATGTCATCGATGCGGTCACGGTCGTCAACAACAGCATCGCACGAAGGCCGCGTCGTGTCAGCCAGCGCGAAACCGGAGAGAGCATCGCTTCATCATCGACCAGCTTGAACACCCGTTCCACACGCGCGCGAAGATCGCTGTCGTTCGCGGACGATCGTGACGAGGGTGACGAGAACTGCGATGCCGATCGATCGAGCGATTGCCCCAATGATCGATCGAGCCCTGGCCCGAATCCTTCCACGGCCAGATGATCGAGCAGTTCGAGCACTTCACGTGTGGACTGCCTGGTCACTCCGCGGCGTCGCAGAATGCGCTCCACATCGCGGCGCACCACCAAGGCACCGGCGGGTACCTGCAGACGTCCTGCCAGTTGCCGCAGCAGCGTGCGGCGCAGATCCCGCGCCATCGCACCCGGCGATTCGTCGACGGTAGCAGGCACAGGCGCCGATGCGGTCATCCGCGTATCGCCCCGCATGCGAGCGGCACGCCGACGACGCCAGCCGGCTCCCGCGGCCAGCGCGGTCGTGCCCAACCAGATGCCAAGCAACACCAAACGTTCCGTGGGCGACCAGACATATCCCGGACGTGCCTCGTGCACCTGCCACGAACGCAGCGGCAGTCTGGTGGACTCGTCGATCTCCGAGGGCGCCACCAATGCGCCGTCGGCGATCTGCAGATCGGCGGGCATCGATTCAGCCCACGCATACTCGGCGCGATACGGATCGAAGTACGGGTAGTGAATGATGGGCAGGACCACCGCGCCGGCACGGGTGGGCGTCAGAATGAAATCGAACTCCTTCGCACCACGCACGAGCGCACCGGAGGAGTCGATCTGCACCCGTTCACTGCCCGCCACCACGGAGGCCCACGGCAATTCCACGACGGGCCGCGGCAGCAGCTTCACATTGCCCGTCCCCTCCAGCCGCACGGTGAGCATGAGCGGATCGCCCACCCGCGCCGACGTTTCGTCGAAACGCACCCTGGCCTGCAGCACCCCCACCGCGCCGGAGAAGTCGACGGGACGTCCTTCGTCGGGGAGCGGCTTCACCACGAGCTGTGCGCTCTCGGCGTGCACCACATTGCGCTCCTCACGGCTGAAGTAGCTGGAGGACTGCGACAGGTAGTACGTGAGCTGGGGCGCGGGAACCGTGAGCACACCCGGCGCAATGCCGAACAGCGCCCGCTGGAACACGTGCGCTTCGTATCGTCGTCCATCGTATTCACGCGCGGGCACGCGGCGGGGAGTTCCGAGTTCGTAGGCGAGCAGTCCACGCAACTCCGGTGGCCGGAATTCGGGATCACGCCGCAGACGGGTGCGGGCGTCCTCGCTGAGCAGCACGGCCACCTGATAGGTGATCTGTTGCCCGACATAGACCGATTCCGGAAACGCCGCCGCATGAAAGTCGATGGCACGCGCGGTGTTCACCCGCACACGATCCACGATCGCGGTGGGCGACGGTTGTGCAGCAACACCGTCCGCACGCAGGCACACAGCAATGATCAGGCCCAGCATCATGACGCGGAACGACGTCACCAGTCCTTGCCTCCTGGTGGGACGCGGCTCTGTCGCTGTTTGCGTCCCTGCACATCCCGCTCTTCACGCGCGGCGCTGTTCAGCAGCGCTTCGGCCTGCTTCTGATCCAGGCCGCCCTGTCCCTGCGGTTGCTGCTGTTCGTTCTGCTGATCGTTTCCGCCACCACCACCGCCGCCTCCACCTCCGCCACTCGGTGGCGGCGTTTTCCGCAGCGCGAGTTCGTAGTTCCATTTCGCATCGGCATACCCCGGCCGGTCGGTGAGCAGGGCACGGTAGGCCGCGCGCGCGTCAGCCAGTCGCTGCTCCCCTTCGGGATTGCCGGGTTGCCGGCCGAGGATGAGCGCGGCCAGACCAGCGTTGAAGCGCGCGCGAAAGCGGACTTCCCCATCGGCGCCACGACGCACGGTCTCCAGGCGCTCCGACGCTTCGGACAACGAGTCCACGGCGATGAGCGTGGTGCCGAGATTGTAGGCCGTCTGCATGGTGGTGTCCCCTTGGGCCACCATCTCGCGATACGCACGCAACGCCGCCGGCACATTGCCTTCGGCAAAGAGCGCCGCGGGATCGGGCGCTTTGGCGCACGACCCCAGAAAGCCGGCCAGGACGATGCCGGGAATCTCGGGACGACGGCGCCCCGTGCCACCGCGTCGCACGAGCCGCCAGGAGTCCCAGGCCAGCAGGATGAGCGCCGGCACCACGAACCAGAGGAAACGCGCCACGTGATCTTCACGGGTATCGACCGTGCGACGCGCCGTGCGCAACGAGCGCAGCGCCCCGCGGATGCGCGCCGCTTTGTCCGAGGCTTCGGCGGGAATGAACGTGCCATGTGCCGCTTCGGCGGCCTTGGCGAGCAGATCGGGGGAATAACGCGTCACCACGATCTGCCCTTCGTCATCCCGCTTCTCGCGCACGATCGTCCCCTCACGCACGGGAATGGTGGCACCATTCGGCGTGCCGAAGCCCACCGTGACCACGCTGATGCCCTTGCTGCCGGCTTCCGATGCCGCCGATTCGATATCCTCCACAGAGTCGAACGACTCACCGTCGCTGAGCAGAACCAGGGCACGGTCGGCATCACCATCGCTGGCCATCAGCAATTCGCTGCCCTGACGGATCGCCCGCGACAATGCGCTCCCTGCCTGCCCCACGACACTGGGGTCGAGATTGTCGAGAAAGAGTTCGAGCGCCCCATCATCGGCGGTGAGCGGTGTCAGGATGTAGCTCCGGCCCGCGAAGGCGATGAGTGCCACCCGGTCGGCCGGTGACATCGCGCGCAAACGGCGCACCTCCTGCTTCACGCGCTCGAGACGCGAAGGACGTTCGTCCTGCGCCAGCATCGAGAGCGATGCGTCGATGGCGATGGCCATGTCGATACCGCGCGAACTCATCGGTCCCCGGGCAAGGCCCCAGCGCGGTCCCGCCAGCGCCACACCGAGCAAGGCTCCCACCGCCATCAGACGTACGGTGCGGCGTGTGGCTTCCGCATCCTGCGACACCATCAGCCGCGTGAGCGCCGCCATCGACGCATAACGCGCGAGGCGTTCCGTGCGACGCACCTGGCGCTGCCGACGCAGCCACCACACCAGCAGCGGCAGCACGATGACCAGCACCAGCAACCAGGGTGTATCGAACAGGAGCGGCGGAAGATTGGGGAGCGGAATCGTCATGGCAGCACCCCGCGACGCGCGCGCAGTATCAGTTCGAACACCAACGCCGCCAGCCCGATGAGCAACGGCCAGCGAAACCGCTCGGTGTACCGAATGTAGGCGCGTGCTTCCACCGCCGACCGTTCGAGACGATCGATCTGCTCATAGATGCTCTGCAACGCCGCCGCGTCCCTGGCACGGAAGTATCGTCCGCCGGTGCTGTTGGCGATTTCCGTGAGCAAGGCCTCGTCGATCTTCACGGGGCGGTTTTCATACCGCAACCCGAAGAGCCCACGTCCGACGGGCACGGCGGCCATGCCTTCGGTTCCCACACCGATGGTGTAGATGCGGATACCGAACGTGCCCGCGGCCTGCGCGGCCGTACGCGGATCGATGGCGCCGCGGTTGTTCTCACCATCGGTGAGCAGCACCATGACACGCGAACGTCCGG
The nucleotide sequence above comes from Gemmatimonas aurantiaca. Encoded proteins:
- the uppP gene encoding undecaprenyl-diphosphatase UppP encodes the protein MTVWQAIVLGIVQGLTEPLPVSSSAHLALTPYFLGWSDPGLAFDVALHFGTLLALIWYFRQEWLEMIASTWRIVTTRRIESVHDRRVLYLIVATIPGGIGGLLLNDLAETTFRSPVIIATSLIVMGILLWVVDRWCVRARGLEDITLRDAIIVGCAQVLALVPGVSRSGSTMTAGRLLRLDRPSAARFSFLMSMPITLAAVIVKVPHAVREHGASWPLLAGVVAAAVSSWLAIAVLLRYVSRHSFGVFAVYRVLLGIVVFATLVARG
- a CDS encoding VWA domain-containing protein; this translates as MTIPLPNLPPLLFDTPWLLVLVIVLPLLVWWLRRQRQVRRTERLARYASMAALTRLMVSQDAEATRRTVRLMAVGALLGVALAGPRWGLARGPMSSRGIDMAIAIDASLSMLAQDERPSRLERVKQEVRRLRAMSPADRVALIAFAGRSYILTPLTADDGALELFLDNLDPSVVGQAGSALSRAIRQGSELLMASDGDADRALVLLSDGESFDSVEDIESAASEAGSKGISVVTVGFGTPNGATIPVREGTIVREKRDDEGQIVVTRYSPDLLAKAAEAAHGTFIPAEASDKAARIRGALRSLRTARRTVDTREDHVARFLWFVVPALILLAWDSWRLVRRGGTGRRRPEIPGIVLAGFLGSCAKAPDPAALFAEGNVPAALRAYREMVAQGDTTMQTAYNLGTTLIAVDSLSEASERLETVRRGADGEVRFRARFNAGLAALILGRQPGNPEGEQRLADARAAYRALLTDRPGYADAKWNYELALRKTPPPSGGGGGGGGGGGNDQQNEQQQPQGQGGLDQKQAEALLNSAAREERDVQGRKQRQSRVPPGGKDW
- the miaA gene encoding tRNA (adenosine(37)-N6)-dimethylallyltransferase MiaA — translated: MNSIAGSGANSVHDMRGVRCIVGPTAAGKSALAMALAEQRGLSIVSADSRQVYRGFDIGTAKPTRAEQARVPHFGLDVAEPTERYSAHRWAADALHWCAVASARGTPPVIVGGTGLYIRALVEPFDPVPELDAGRRARLEPWLATLDREELIRWCTRLDPARAHLGRTQLLRAVETVLLSGTRISDRLRTSAPATGSTARHPAEPGLTARYLVVDPGPPLAARIAARVQGMVQEGFFEEVAALRERIPDDAPAWNACGYRSMRDALDGRMSGDAAIERTIVESRQYAKRQRTWFRHQLPETQVTRIDPTGPDALARVLAWWDTDVTADIVTDVLEEPLS
- the bshA gene encoding N-acetyl-alpha-D-glucosaminyl L-malate synthase BshA, which produces MKIGITCYPTYGGSGAVATELGIALAARGHHVHFITYQQPFRLPSFLPRVWFHEVDVGRYPLFEYPPYDLALAVRMHEVVRDHQLDVLHCHYAIPHATSAWIARSMLREEGRDVKVVTTLHGTDITIVGQERSFFSITRFSIEKSHAVTAVSEYLRDETYRAFGCVGCNVEVIPNFIDPRQFDRASHVCPIPAEVIAGRKVVMHISNFRPVKRVRDIVRTFARIAREVPAVLVMVGDGPERVEAEAEARELGVADAVLFLGKIDAVAPLLAGADLFLMTSDKESFGLSALEALASGVPVVGADAGGLPEVVTEGVTGYLRPVGDIEGLAAAGVRLLQNPAHWQAMSDAAAQDARRRFSEDAIVAQYESLYLRTLQS
- a CDS encoding biotin--[acetyl-CoA-carboxylase] ligase encodes the protein MSLPPSPEVISAAGLSALVYHDVVSSTMDVAHDLAQQGAAAGTAVLAARQEQGRGRSGRAWQSEADAGLWLTLIERPDDLRALDVLSLRIGLALADALSPLVDGDIQVKWPNDLYVRQRKLSGILIEVRWRDGRPEWVTIGVGINRRVPTHFDQAAHVRSDVSRDALLLAVVPALRRAAAGRGPLRAEECEAWAARDFARGRAVTAPVAGHVEGISPAGAVLIRDAAGILHAQHSGSLVFA
- a CDS encoding SH3 domain-containing protein, which translates into the protein MTSFRVMMLGLIIAVCLRADGVAAQPSPTAIVDRVRVNTARAIDFHAAAFPESVYVGQQITYQVAVLLSEDARTRLRRDPEFRPPELRGLLAYELGTPRRVPAREYDGRRYEAHVFQRALFGIAPGVLTVPAPQLTYYLSQSSSYFSREERNVVHAESAQLVVKPLPDEGRPVDFSGAVGVLQARVRFDETSARVGDPLMLTVRLEGTGNVKLLPRPVVELPWASVVAGSERVQIDSSGALVRGAKEFDFILTPTRAGAVVLPIIHYPYFDPYRAEYAWAESMPADLQIADGALVAPSEIDESTRLPLRSWQVHEARPGYVWSPTERLVLLGIWLGTTALAAGAGWRRRRAARMRGDTRMTASAPVPATVDESPGAMARDLRRTLLRQLAGRLQVPAGALVVRRDVERILRRRGVTRQSTREVLELLDHLAVEGFGPGLDRSLGQSLDRSASQFSSPSSRSSANDSDLRARVERVFKLVDDEAMLSPVSRWLTRRGLRAMLLLTTVTASMTSARRGVAQQAVETGVRVDVPLLVREATAAYEARRYSTAAERFAEAAARRPRDVDLLVNWGTAAWSAGDTVSAVVAWQRAARLEPLAIDVQERLGLLPPGARGGIAEVPMVPVALLVVIATVCWCLGIVVLIVVWTRGSTNDRGIFRTSVGGAAMLVATGLALSAWWGARALDPEGLAVVRRPEAMRVQPASDANTAGGLATGDIVRLAGAHEQWARVEHADGRFGWVPAERLTRLVPDGSPR
- the mutL gene encoding DNA mismatch repair endonuclease MutL; this translates as MSRIAILPSAVADQIAAGEVVERPASVVKELVENALDAGAKTVDITIEEGGRALIRIADDGSGMDRADAELALSRHATSKITSAEQLVGVRSFGFRGEALPAIASVSELQIETASEDGAGTLVRVSGGALLETRDVARRRGTTVSVHRLFYNTPARLKFMRSARSEWRGIVDTMQAIGVLRRDVHFTVRHDGRVMLDWPAVTTLRARLAALWGADDVHRFVDVDDVQGVVHVSGLAERPADVGTATRRVLLIVNGRVVRDHGIVRAAEAAYRSTIPSGHRPSLVLQVHLPGGDVDVNVHPAKAEVRFRDRWPLERAVEEAVRRALGLFDASAGIGWRTWTPGGGVSGNTSDDALLRGSVPLEPSALRVAPQPTGLFAADIDAAADSDVDPAVDPPSDSSVDPMVASTPDTELTTHDSVLVVPPLVQLRRTYLMFEHEDGVVLIDQHSAHERVLYERFMGMLERGEAPSQRLLFPMTLHLGPQEADAFDAHRETFAKLGFEIDHFGGTSLLVQAVPMPHPRFDAERCLRDTLAALVGDRTASAAARHERLAATFACKAAIKAGDQLSPGEMQALYRALADTRLPAHDVHGRSTIVRLSWDELDRRFGRK